Below is a genomic region from Eulemur rufifrons isolate Redbay chromosome 24, OSU_ERuf_1, whole genome shotgun sequence.
CGGCATCAGAGCCAGGGAGACTGCAACCTCCTGAGGGCTCACAGCCCGCCCGCACCCCAAGCCCAGAAACGGAGTTGGGAGGGCAGGCTCGGCGGCAGCCCGTTCACATCCCGGCTCTGCCACGTGCAATCGGCGATCCCAGGCCAGGCACGGGGCTGCCCTGCTCCTCAGCGTCCCCACGAAACAAGGCAGTGCAGGGAGAGTGCCGAGGACGGGCCTGGCCCCAAAGTGCTCAGAGCTGGCCGTGGGCATTTTCAGGGGCTGTGTGGGGGACAACACACACTGTGACGTGAACCCACGGGTGAGTGCACCGGTGGCGGAGGCTGACCCCTCCAGGCTGAGgcgctgggcagggcagggcagggcggggcagaCGCCAGCCCTCACCTCTGCTTAGGGTCCTTCTTAAGCAGCCCAGCAAGCAGGGACTTGGCCTCGGGACTGAGCGTGCGCGGGAAGCGGATCTCCTCCATGAGGATGAGCTCAAAGAGGCGCTCGTGGTCCTGGTTGTAGAAGGGCAGGCGGCCGCACATCATCTCGTACATGACCACGCCCAGCCCCCACCAGTCCACGGCCCGGCCATAGTCGTTGTCCTCCAGCACCTGCGGAAGGAGGGGCAGTGAGGGGCCAGGCAGAATCACAGTCCTGCCCTCGGAGGGTCCCCTCCACCCCGGCCTCACAtgctcctgcacccccacccccagccccagtaCCTCAGGCGCCAGGTACTCCGGGGTCCCACAGAAGGTTTTCATGGTGGCCCCGTCACTGATGCCCTCTTTGCACAGGCCAAAGTCAGTGATCTTGATGTGGCCATCTTTGTCCAGCATGAGGTTTTCCAGCTGTTGGAAAAGTCAACACATCAGGGGCATGCCCTCCGGACTTCCTGTCACCCCAGACCCTCCCTCAAGGGGGTTGTGGCCCAGGGTGGCAGCTGCCACGCCAGGGGCTCCAGGACATCCACTCCCCCATGCCAGGCTGGGCCACAGCACACACGGGGCAAGGCTAAGGCCTCGCCCTCTGAGGCCTGGAGGGGGCCAGACCCAACACCTCCCGCCCCGGCCACTCCCCGGGCTAGCTGGAAAACGACCAGGCAGGGAGAGATGGGGCCAGGCCCGCCCACCCGCCGCCCTCATTGTGGGCTGCAGTTTCTTATATTCAGGTTGTGAGGGGCCCtagctttcttctgtttttttcctaagctttttatcttttaattatgaaatataaacCAGGAagagcataaaaatataaaacataaatgggCAATTCAGTGGGGCCTTTGTGTAACCTCCACCAGGTCAAGAAATAACATCAGTAACCCCCAGAAGCCCCTATGTGCCCCTCCCAGCTACTGCCTGACCCCTGCTGAGAAGTGACTTGTCCtcccttgcttttctttacaGAGTGTACCACCCACATGTACACACACCTACAGATTCCCCTCGTCTGTTCTGGCTTTTTCCTTTGACCTTACCTACGTGCATAGCTATAGTTTGTTCCCTAACTGCTGCACAGAAGCCCCTGTGTGAATACACCTATTCTCTGGGCTGCTTCCAGTTTGGGCTAGCGCGAACTGTGCTCCCCTCAGCCTGTATCTACACTCCCTGAGGTGCACACACGTCCCCGTTTCTGTTGTGCACTCAGCTTTGGTGGACACTGTCAAATTATCTTCTAAATTAGAGCTTGTGCCAATTTACGCCCCTGCCAGCCTGGGAGTGTTCACAGGAGGCGCAGAAAGGTCCCAAGAGCTGGGCTGCCTGCTGCGGAGCCGCCGCCCTGGACCTTGCTGGGGAGCTCAGCACATGAGGGCAGAGGCCTGATCCCGGCCTCCCTGCTATGAGTCCCGCGTGTGTGCCACGGGCCAGCCTGGAACCTCTGTGTGTTTGTCCCCCCGCACCCCCAGCCACACACCAACCTTGATGTCACGGTACACCACATCCCGTGAGTGCAAGTACTCAAGAGCTGAGACAATCTCTGCGCCATAAAACCGGGCCCGCTCCTCCGTGAAGACACGCTCCCGGGACAGGTGGAAGAACAGCTGCcggaggaaggggtggggacaggaagtCAGACCCCCAGCCCAGAGAGAAGGGCAGTGACACTTGCTCCACCAACTGGCAAGTGCCAGCAAGAGAGACCAAGTGAGGGACAGTGGGTAGAGAAGAACAAGGACCAGCCAGTCGGTGCCAATAAGAGCGTAATGGAGAGACAGCCTGagacaggccagggagggagcaaagAGGAACACGAGTCCTGAGCAAGTGACAGGAAGCCTCAGGTGAGCCCAAACGGGACAGATGAAGCAAACAACCGATCTCACTCCAGGCAGCTGCATCTGCCTGCGTACAGAAGGGCGCCAGAGACCAGTGGGTGACAGAAGTGTGACCTCAGCGCAGGCAGTGGCTGAACTGAACTGCTTCAGGAAGAAACAGGGAAAGAGAGGGCTGGTGGACTTCAACACTCAGATGCTTCCTCTGGAGCCTCTGAGAACATCCTTCAAAGCACTGTCAGCCAACCACTTCCGCAGCCCTCTCCACACCTGTCTGCCCCACTCTCACTAGCTGTGTCACCtgggcaagccacttaacctcactgagcctcacTTACCCCCactgcaaaatggagatgatgcCGCCTGTCCCACGGAGGCAGCGGGTGGAGGGCAAGATGACAGTaagcctcctgcctcccccacccccaccccagctcctctcTGCCTTGTCCCCCACTCTGGAAGGACACACCTAGAAAGCATGGCCGGGGGTCCCCACGGCTCACCTCGCCACCGTTGGCGTACTCCATCACGAAGCACAGGCGGTCGTGGGTCTGGAAGGCATACTTCAGCGCCTGCGGGAGGAAGGCGGCCAGGgtaggggctgggaaggaggaggctCTGCTGAGCCTCGGAGGCAGGGGCACTGTTAATTCTGCGTGtaccctcccagccctggcctgggcccGAGGGAGTCAGGCAGACGGGGAGTAGGTGAGTGGACTCATGGCTCTGAGGGCAGGAAAGAGATAACTGTGTGAATCATCTTGTCCTCTACCTTCGCCAGGGTAGCAAGTATGTTCTGGGCAACCAGAGCTGTTTCACTTCTCTCCACCtaattttaatagtaaaatgaGTTAAACTCACACGCACACAAGTGATGTGCGCTGTGGCTGGGAGTGGCAATGGCTTGGAGCCAACTCCAAAGACAGGATGGGCAAGCTGCAGCCAACAGACAGCAGCTATGACACTGCACATCACGGAGCCCTACAGAGAGCTCCTCAGAGGCCCCTTGGGTGACCCCTCTGCTCACAACTCTACTGTTCTCTGTCTTCCACACTGAGGTACCTCATAAGATTTCACTGGAACAAATGCTGTGGCTTAATAGGACACCTGGACAGCAACTAAGCTACATAAATGACACATATGCCAGCCTCAATTACTCCATTTAACTGATGACCACTAGGCCTCAATGGAGACCATACCCCAGAGAGATACCTACTCAGCCTGAGTTGATCGGCAATACGATGCTAACACCTCTGCTTTTTTTGATTataacttaaaacaaaacaaataatgctCCCATTTGGACCACCTGGGCTAGGTCCTCCTAAATCACAAAGACAGCAGCCATGCTCTCCCGGGGCCACCTGATAATGGTGACATCTTCAGTCCGCTTACGTGAAACCACCATCTATGAAGAAGCTGCCAGCCCCACCCGAAGTCTTGGTTCAGACGAGGCGGGGGCGCAGCACCTTGCCCTGCCCACCTGGCCTACACCAAGGCAGGTTCAGGCCCTTTCCCTGAGCTGCCCACAGGCGCTGGCCTACAGGGCCCAGACTGCCTGAGAAGGGGAGTGTGACTCACAGTCAGGAACGGGTGCCTGGTGTTCTGGAGGACTCGGCTCTCGGTGACCGTGTGAGCGACTTCATCCTGCAGACAGAGCACGGGTGAGGGGCTGGTGGGCAACACCTGGCCTGCCCACTCCATCCAACCCGAGGGATGGGGAGCAAGGTCTTGGTGAAACACAATCCCATTCCGTGACGCTCTCTCAAAACGGTAAAGCAGACAGCCAATGGGGACTTCACAGTGGCGGGGTCAGGCTGCTACCACCTGAACCCACATGCCCCTGAGGTGCTGCCACAGGATGTGGGAAACACCACCTTGTCAAATGTTCTTGCCCAAAGAAGGAACTGGACCCAAGCCAGGCCGTAGGCTGGAGAGCAGCGGTTCTGGGGTGCGGCCCCACACTGGCAGCATCAGCACCGCCTGGGAACttgtagaaatgcaaattcttgggccccacccaagAGCCACTGAGTCAGAAACTCAGGGTGGGCCCAGCACTGTCTCACTAGCCCTCTGGATGACACTAATGCAGCTTCAAGTTTGGTATCTGACTGAACAGCAGAACCAAATATCCTCAACCACCTGCGGCAGCTTGGATACTGGCTCTCCCCCGGGACAAGTTTATCCCCACAGgacatttgaaaatgtataagGTTATTTTTGATCGTCATAACTGGGGGGGTTGTTACTGGCTTCGGTGGGCAGaaaccagggatgctgctaaacatcttataGCACACAGGACGGTACCCACAACACAGAATGacctggcccaaaatgtcagtagtgctgaggctgagaaaccctgtctTGGGTCAGTAACATCGGGAATTAACAGTTAATTTTGTTGGATATGATCATAGCACCatctgaggctgaggtgggaggatcacttgagctcaagagttcgagggcagcctgagcaggagtgagaccccacctctacaaaaaataaaaactttgccaggcatggtggcgcatgcccatagtcccagttactcaagaagctgaggcaggaggatcgcttgagcctaggagtttgaggttgctgtgagctattatgacaccaccgcactccagcctgggtgacagagtgagagacactgtctcttaaaaaaataaagcaactcCAGAACAAAAAAGGGAAGGGGCAACAGATCTAATGAAACAAGATTAGCTACATGCTCATAACTGTTGAAACTAGATGATGGCTACATGGGAgcccattatatttatttttcttttcaaaatttttatgtttggAAGCTTCCAttacaaaaactttaaataaggggaaaaaatagaattccattcccagcccagcctccccatAGGGACCTCTCCCCTCTTAGGCCTTGCCAGCACCTGCTGGGGGAGGCCCTGAGGCAGACTCAGTCCATGGGTATCCCCAGGCCCccccgggggtggggtgggggagcttAGCAGGCAGCCCGCTCCTCTCTGTGCCTAAGGCTCCCCTTCTGCCCAGGGAATTGTAGGACCGAGTCCAAGGGGAATGGGATCTGTGGCAGAAAGTAAGACTGCAGCAGCAGAAGGCTGGGTCAGTGTCTCAGCCCTGCAGAGCTCCTAACCACGGTCTGGCTCCAGACTACGGCCCTTACAGATGCTGGCGAGCAGCAGGCCTTGGAGCGCCTACCTTGGCAATGATGACCTCCTTCCGCAGGATCTTCATGGCGTAGTAGCGGCCAGTGGCTTTCTCTCGCACCAGGATGACTTTGCCAAAGGTTCCCTTGCCAAGGAGTTTGAGATAGTCGAAGTCATTCATGGTCTGTGGGGGATGGGCAGAGTGGGGGctgtcagtgcctggcacaaggccCATGGGGGGAAATTTgaacaaagaaagaggaagaccAGAAGACACTGTTGCCAAATGGCTTCAGCTAGAGCAGGAAGGGAGGCTCTGGGCAGCAGCTGTTCGTTCTGAAGCGGCCTTCAGGCCAAGGCTGTCCCACTTCACGGCTTTCCCAGGCAGAGGGCCTTGGCTGGGCTGAGCCCAGAGCTCTGACATGGGGGTCATGGAGTCTTCAAGACCCCCCAGGATAAAGCTGCAGCAGGtcccccagggctgcccctcaCCCCATGGGCACAGAGCAGCCCCTGGGGCATCGACACCCTGGAATCACCCCACCGTGCAGGGCAGACATCTCTCAGCTGGACCCCTGCACACTTTATATGGAAACCAAGCGGGGCAAGGCCAGCGTTGGGGTTGGGGGCACTTACAGACTGACAGCCCCCACCCCTTGCCCCCAGCACCTACCACTTTGGCCCGGGCCTTGCTGACTGCCACTTCCATCTCCTCGGCCGTGGAAGAGTCACTGGGGGAGCCACACTTATAGTCCATGGGGTCCTCACCCGGGCCCCGGTGCTTGAGGCTGTTGGCGACCATCTGGATGGCCCGCATCCACTCCTCCCTGTGTGGGGGCATACATGAGCCATGATTTCTGGGGAGCCGTGAGTCCTGGGCCTCAGGGCTAGAAGGGCTGAGTGCCTCCTCTCAGCCCAGCCACGGCCCCACCTCCTCCAATGTGTGAGCAAATGACCCAACACGTTTTCGTGAGATCTGTCTGAGCCAGGCAAAGCTGACAGGACCTGAGTGAAATTTCACAGACCTCTGGCTGTGATGGGGAGGAAAGGGCAAGAGTGGAATATGAAGACAGAGCACTGATTTCTCAGCAGTGGCCTGGCCTCAGGGCCACTTGAAACCAGGCAGCAGTGAAATGATCAAAGTGGGGAGACCACTCtcttcttgaaaatgagccaccaCCCTGAGCCTCGAGTGAGGGAGACAGTGCTCCTTTGAATTCCTCCAGAACAAATGACAAGCTCAAGTTTATAGGTCACCAATGTCTTGTAAAGCAAAACCAAGAGTAAAAGGAAGCACTCGTTAGCCAAAGCAGCTGAAGATCTTACAAGGCAAGAGCTGAACGACATGACTCCCTAAAGGGGACAGTCTGCAGGGAGGGCACGGCAGGCACAGAGGTCCTGGCAGCCCAGGGACGTGGAAGAGAGAAGGGGTGCGCAGGAAGCAGATCTCAGCAAAAGGAAGCCCAGTTTAAGAATAAACTAGTTCTGTTGCTCATGATTTAGAACTTGCtgggaaagaattttcttttgataCTTACAAACTGTTCTAGTAAATGAAAATGCccggagagaaagaaaaatattaggcTGAATGACACTAAATTGTCCATATCCCCCCATTTTTGACCCACCACACAGCAATCAGGTGGTTCAACCCAATATATTGAGAGCCCCCTGTTTATCTGGCCTGTGTCTAGGAAACAGCCACATGAccagtgggaaaaagaaaatgttcagtaAGAACGAAAAAATTCAAAGAGTGCAAGCAGCAACCTCCCAAAACCCAGTGATTTAAATAAGCCCCGGTAAGTGCAGCCAGCTCAGATGGGAGCTAAGAACAGACATTCACTATTATTAACCGCTCCCTTCCCTTCTGcattacaaaggaggaaactgaggcacagattaAGAAACCAAATTCAAGAAAAACACAGCAGTTGCTCCAGGCCTGGTAGCTGGAATTATAAAAAGCCTGTGGCTTTCCCCAGAGCCAAGGGGCAGGGCAGCTCTTGCTTAGCTGGTGGCTTGCTGAACCAAGCAGCAACGAAGCTCAGAGGTCCCAGTAAATGCAGGGGAGGCTCTGCCTTCTCAAACTGGCCTCACTCACAGGAGATCATGCTGTGTAAGATGCATAAACATCAAGTGCTGGCACGCTGCCCCTTGCCGCCCAGGGTCTGCGGTCTGTCCCACGAGGCCTTTGAACATGGTGTGCCCCAGTACTCACGGTGGGTACTCAGCAGGTTTTCAGGTAATGATAAGCAAGGCAGCCAAAGTCCGAATGGTCTTAGGGCCGGTGCACAGCGAGGCCCGGTGCACACCCAGGCAGAGCGGTACTGGCTTCTTCCCCCCCGTGACCCAACAACTCAAGCCATCACTTCTCAACTtgctataacccctaacccctttgGAACAAGTTATAGCCTGAATCCCAATCCCCACATTAATATTCCTGTTTtccacaaataaaagaaaaaatggagtaGGAACACATCCCATGACATGCTTTATCAGACATAGTTGTCctcttagaaattttaaaatgttcaatctGAGTGTAAGATGGTGGAttcaggggcggggggggggggggaatcaaaGATCTCCTAAgagatataataattaaaatacatacacatctCTC
It encodes:
- the AKT2 gene encoding RAC-beta serine/threonine-protein kinase codes for the protein MNEVSVIKEGWLHKRGEYIKTWRPRYFLLKSDGSFIGYKERPEAPDQTLPPLNNFSVAECQLMKTERPRPNTFVIRCLQWTTVIERTFHVDSPDEREEWMRAIQMVANSLKHRGPGEDPMDYKCGSPSDSSTAEEMEVAVSKARAKVTMNDFDYLKLLGKGTFGKVILVREKATGRYYAMKILRKEVIIAKDEVAHTVTESRVLQNTRHPFLTALKYAFQTHDRLCFVMEYANGGELFFHLSRERVFTEERARFYGAEIVSALEYLHSRDVVYRDIKLENLMLDKDGHIKITDFGLCKEGISDGATMKTFCGTPEYLAPEVLEDNDYGRAVDWWGLGVVMYEMMCGRLPFYNQDHERLFELILMEEIRFPRTLSPEAKSLLAGLLKKDPKQRLGGGPSDAKEVMEHRFFLSINWQDVVQKKLLPPFKPQVTSEVDTRYFDDEFTAQSITITPPDRYDSLGSLELDQRTHFPQFSYSASIRE